The following coding sequences lie in one Halorarum halophilum genomic window:
- a CDS encoding proteasome assembly chaperone family protein has product MVEVVTEGDASLTDPVLVEGLPGVGLAGKIAADHVRDQLDARYYGELTGEDLPSAAVFAENDRTLHSAIRLFVDEENDLLVLSGDVPLEAIDADGLATALSDWMDEVGATPLYLSGLPAQREPDDVPELYGVATGDAGSLLDEVDVSPPVADGLVQGPAGALLSVAKDRDRDACGLIVETTPKFPDPEGAHVLVRDGIAPLAGVEIDTDPLVESAEEIMEGRKQLAERIQQSSDGDQSRASTTGMFQ; this is encoded by the coding sequence ATGGTCGAGGTCGTAACCGAGGGTGACGCCTCCCTCACCGACCCGGTGCTCGTCGAAGGACTCCCAGGCGTCGGGCTGGCCGGCAAGATCGCCGCGGACCACGTCCGCGACCAGCTCGACGCGCGGTACTACGGCGAACTGACCGGCGAGGACCTCCCCTCGGCCGCCGTCTTCGCCGAGAACGACCGAACGCTCCACTCGGCGATCAGGCTGTTCGTCGACGAGGAGAACGACCTGCTCGTGCTCTCGGGCGACGTCCCGCTGGAGGCCATCGACGCCGACGGCCTCGCGACGGCCCTCTCGGACTGGATGGACGAGGTCGGCGCGACCCCGCTGTACCTGAGCGGCCTTCCGGCCCAGCGGGAGCCCGACGACGTGCCGGAACTCTACGGCGTCGCCACCGGCGACGCGGGCTCCCTGCTCGACGAGGTGGACGTCTCCCCGCCCGTCGCGGACGGCCTCGTCCAGGGGCCGGCCGGCGCGCTGTTGAGCGTCGCCAAGGACCGCGACCGGGACGCCTGCGGCCTGATCGTCGAGACGACGCCGAAGTTCCCGGACCCCGAGGGCGCACACGTGCTCGTTCGCGACGGGATCGCGCCGCTCGCCGGCGTCGAGATCGACACCGACCCGCTGGTCGAGAGCGCCGAGGAGATCATGGAGGGGCGCAAGCAACTCGCCGAGCGCATCCAGCAGTCGAGCGACGGGGACCAGTCCCGGGCGTCGACGACCGGGATGTTCCAGTAG
- a CDS encoding pyridoxal phosphate-dependent aminotransferase, with protein MTQFSDRVEAISISGIREVFEAAGEDAINLGLGQPDFPTPAHAKEAAIEAIRDGRTDGYTSNKGTLELREAIAAKHDRDQGVTVDPTDVVATSGGSEALHLALEAHVQPGDEVIIPDPGFVSYDALTKLAGGEPVPIPLREDLTIDPATVEEHLTDDTAAFVVNSPANPTGTVASEDDVREFARIADEHDVLCISDEVYEHFVFEGEHYSPIEYERENVVVVNACSKAYSMTGWRLGWVTGTNERIERMLRVHQYAQACASAPAQFAAEAALSGPQDVVDEMRESFERRRDVVLDGLAEAGLECPTPHGAFYAMPEVPEGFVDECIERGVVIVPGEAFGAHGAGYARISYATAEEDLREALDIMQDAAAAVR; from the coding sequence ATGACGCAGTTCTCCGACAGGGTGGAGGCCATCTCCATCAGCGGCATCCGCGAGGTGTTCGAGGCGGCCGGCGAGGACGCGATCAACCTCGGCCTCGGCCAGCCCGACTTCCCGACCCCGGCCCACGCGAAGGAGGCCGCGATCGAGGCCATCCGCGACGGTCGGACCGACGGCTACACGTCGAACAAGGGGACGCTCGAACTCCGCGAGGCCATCGCCGCGAAACACGACCGCGACCAGGGCGTGACGGTCGACCCCACCGACGTCGTCGCCACCTCCGGCGGCTCCGAGGCGCTCCACCTCGCGCTGGAGGCGCACGTCCAGCCCGGCGACGAGGTGATCATCCCCGACCCCGGGTTCGTCTCCTACGACGCGCTGACGAAACTCGCGGGGGGAGAGCCCGTGCCGATTCCGCTCCGCGAGGACCTCACCATCGACCCCGCGACCGTCGAGGAGCACCTCACCGACGACACCGCCGCGTTCGTCGTCAACTCCCCCGCGAACCCGACGGGGACGGTCGCCAGCGAGGACGACGTGCGTGAGTTCGCCCGCATCGCCGACGAGCACGACGTGCTCTGCATCTCCGACGAGGTGTACGAGCACTTCGTCTTCGAGGGCGAGCACTACTCCCCCATCGAGTACGAGCGCGAGAACGTCGTCGTCGTCAACGCCTGCTCGAAGGCGTACTCGATGACGGGCTGGCGGCTCGGCTGGGTCACCGGGACGAACGAGCGGATCGAGCGCATGCTCCGCGTCCACCAGTACGCACAGGCCTGCGCGTCCGCGCCGGCCCAGTTCGCGGCTGAGGCCGCGCTCTCGGGGCCGCAGGACGTCGTCGACGAGATGCGCGAGTCGTTCGAGCGCCGCCGCGACGTCGTCCTCGACGGCCTCGCCGAGGCGGGCCTGGAGTGCCCGACGCCGCATGGCGCCTTCTACGCGATGCCGGAGGTCCCCGAGGGGTTCGTGGACGAATGCATCGAGCGTGGCGTCGTGATCGTACCGGGCGAGGCGTTCGGCGCTCACGGCGCAGGCTACGCCCGTATCTCCTACGCGACGGCGGAGGAGGACCTCCGCGAGGCGCTGGATATCATGCAGGACGCGGCGGCCGCTGTCAGGTAG
- a CDS encoding ArsR/SmtB family transcription factor, which produces MTRTKTLLGTGVSQLDRLFTCLSHPNRRRILTTLAESGPRGEDGQASISLDPNDGGLEVPDGDLAPLERAGFVSWDRRSGTVTRGPNFETVRPFISLVREHREELPEDWPEPVVR; this is translated from the coding sequence ATGACCAGAACCAAGACCCTGCTGGGCACCGGCGTCAGCCAGCTCGACCGGCTCTTCACGTGCCTGAGCCACCCGAACCGCCGTCGGATCCTCACGACGCTCGCGGAGTCCGGTCCGCGCGGCGAGGACGGGCAGGCGTCGATCTCCCTGGACCCGAACGACGGGGGCCTGGAGGTGCCCGACGGCGACCTCGCACCGCTCGAACGCGCCGGCTTTGTCTCGTGGGACCGGCGCTCTGGCACCGTCACGCGGGGGCCGAACTTCGAGACGGTGCGGCCGTTCATCTCCCTCGTGCGCGAACACCGGGAGGAGCTTCCGGAGGACTGGCCGGAGCCCGTCGTCCGGTGA
- a CDS encoding DEAD/DEAH box helicase family protein: MTVTLRFEDGAVVVDADDLDPTTLPGVERDDRTGSHRAPAHRYREIREALDERGIDLDDRLERAAPLDLSLRYDLRDYQEEALDAWHDNGERGVVELPTGSGKTVLALAAIAELGVPTLVVVPTVDLLEQWRRELESEFDVPVGQFGGGEQRAEALTVATYDSAYLRADDVGGDFGLVVFDEVHHLGGEGYRDIARLFAAPARLGLTATFERPDGAHEVVAELVGPVVFELDADALAGEHLAEYEVRKIEVRLSESEREEYEREQGTFVDYVRDAGITFSSGSDYQELVYRSGSDPRAREALLAKQRAREVMMNADAKLEELARIFERHRGERIIVFTAHTDLVYRLSERFLVPAITSETGAAERREILRRFREGEYTRVVAANVLDEGVDVPDASVGVVISGTGSERQFTQRLGRVLRPGSDGEKRAVLYELVTSETAEERVAARRR, encoded by the coding sequence GTGACCGTCACGCTCCGGTTCGAGGACGGGGCCGTCGTCGTCGACGCCGACGACCTCGACCCGACGACGCTCCCCGGCGTCGAACGCGACGACCGGACGGGGAGCCACCGCGCACCCGCCCACCGGTACCGCGAGATCCGCGAGGCGCTCGACGAACGGGGAATCGACCTCGACGACCGCCTCGAACGTGCTGCACCCCTCGACCTCTCGCTCCGCTACGACCTCCGCGACTACCAGGAGGAGGCGCTGGACGCCTGGCACGACAACGGCGAGCGCGGCGTCGTCGAACTCCCGACCGGGAGCGGGAAGACGGTGCTCGCGCTCGCCGCCATTGCCGAACTCGGCGTGCCGACGCTGGTGGTGGTGCCGACCGTCGACCTGCTAGAGCAGTGGCGCCGCGAACTGGAGTCCGAGTTCGACGTCCCCGTCGGCCAGTTCGGCGGCGGCGAGCAGCGCGCCGAGGCGCTGACGGTGGCGACGTACGACTCGGCGTACCTCCGCGCCGACGACGTCGGCGGCGACTTCGGGCTGGTCGTCTTCGACGAGGTCCACCACCTCGGCGGCGAGGGCTACCGCGACATCGCGCGGCTGTTCGCCGCCCCCGCCCGTCTCGGCCTGACCGCGACGTTCGAGCGGCCGGACGGCGCCCACGAGGTCGTCGCCGAACTCGTCGGTCCCGTGGTGTTCGAACTCGACGCGGACGCCCTCGCCGGGGAGCACCTCGCGGAGTACGAGGTGCGGAAGATCGAGGTACGGCTCTCCGAATCGGAGCGCGAGGAGTACGAGCGCGAGCAGGGCACCTTCGTCGACTACGTCCGCGACGCGGGCATCACGTTCTCCTCCGGGAGCGACTACCAGGAGCTGGTGTACCGCTCCGGGAGCGACCCGCGCGCCCGCGAGGCGTTGCTCGCCAAGCAGCGCGCACGCGAGGTGATGATGAACGCCGACGCGAAACTCGAGGAACTGGCGCGGATCTTCGAGCGACACCGCGGCGAGCGGATCATCGTCTTCACCGCCCACACCGACCTCGTCTACCGGCTCTCCGAGCGGTTCCTCGTCCCGGCCATCACCAGCGAGACGGGCGCCGCGGAGCGCCGGGAGATCCTCCGGAGGTTCCGCGAGGGCGAGTACACCAGGGTCGTGGCCGCGAACGTCCTCGACGAGGGCGTCGACGTGCCGGACGCGAGCGTCGGAGTCGTCATCTCGGGGACGGGCTCGGAACGGCAGTTCACCCAGCGGCTCGGCCGGGTGCTGCGTCCCGGCAGCGACGGCGAGAAGCGGGCCGTCCTCTACGAACTGGTGACGAGCGAGACGGCCGAGGAGCGCGTGGCCGCCCGGCGTCGGTGA
- a CDS encoding DUF790 family protein produces the protein MLRKDLLRVSRRGGGYRPEFVAGDADARALAARALGTFQGHVGEPRRALETALEDLEREAPDFKLVRGFASLLEREATFETRAPLPPERARRAAFDAAERVGVSSEDERARALADAADGLGTDPDAVDASLYADREPNRVLVEFDTRWTPDTLCEQYDLSLAQTALFDATEVRIRSADPKALVSAAKRLGLLYEVVKTDGGGRELIVTGPDALFRRSRRYGTAFARLLRTVAGSTTDWELTATIDDRGTERELRLTDADVSVPGVEPLAEPAFDSGVEADFAARFRALDLDWDLVREPEPLETGYRVMIPDFAFEYDHADFRVFFEVMGFWTPEYVEKKLGQLAGVEDVELVVAVDESLGAGEAVEARDHRAIPYSGTVRVKDVVDALREYESELEAEVTAGLPAEFVPDADVVTLEAVAADHAVPIEALDHVAFPEHGRVGGALVRPAVLSVVGDELEPGMTYADAESVLAEHGISDASAALSELGYRVAWEGLGGGTLREKD, from the coding sequence GTGCTGCGAAAGGATCTCCTGCGCGTGTCGCGGCGCGGCGGGGGTTACCGCCCCGAGTTCGTCGCCGGCGACGCGGACGCCCGCGCGCTCGCAGCCCGTGCCCTCGGGACGTTCCAGGGGCACGTGGGCGAGCCGCGACGAGCGCTGGAGACCGCGCTCGAGGATCTCGAACGCGAGGCCCCCGATTTCAAGCTCGTCCGCGGGTTCGCCTCGCTGCTTGAACGCGAGGCGACCTTCGAGACGCGCGCGCCCCTCCCGCCCGAACGCGCCCGGCGCGCCGCCTTCGACGCCGCCGAACGCGTCGGCGTCTCCAGCGAGGACGAGCGCGCGCGTGCGCTCGCCGACGCCGCCGACGGCCTCGGCACAGACCCCGACGCCGTCGACGCCTCGCTGTACGCCGACCGCGAGCCGAACCGGGTGCTCGTCGAGTTCGACACCAGGTGGACCCCCGACACGCTGTGCGAGCAGTACGACCTCTCGCTCGCCCAGACGGCGCTGTTCGACGCGACGGAGGTCCGGATTCGATCCGCCGACCCGAAGGCGCTCGTCTCGGCTGCCAAGCGGCTCGGCCTGCTGTACGAGGTCGTGAAGACGGACGGCGGCGGTCGCGAGCTGATCGTCACCGGCCCCGACGCGCTGTTCCGGCGGAGCAGGCGCTACGGGACGGCGTTCGCCCGGCTCCTCCGGACGGTCGCCGGGAGCACGACCGACTGGGAGCTGACCGCGACGATCGACGACCGGGGGACCGAGCGCGAACTCCGGCTCACCGACGCGGACGTGTCGGTTCCCGGGGTCGAGCCGCTCGCGGAGCCGGCGTTCGACTCGGGCGTCGAGGCGGACTTCGCCGCCCGGTTCCGCGCGCTCGACCTCGACTGGGACCTGGTGCGCGAGCCGGAGCCGCTCGAAACCGGCTACCGGGTGATGATCCCCGACTTCGCCTTCGAGTACGACCACGCCGACTTCCGCGTCTTCTTCGAGGTGATGGGGTTCTGGACGCCCGAGTACGTCGAGAAGAAACTCGGCCAGCTCGCCGGCGTCGAGGACGTGGAACTCGTCGTCGCCGTGGACGAGTCGCTCGGTGCCGGCGAGGCGGTCGAAGCTCGGGATCACCGTGCCATCCCCTACTCCGGAACCGTCCGGGTAAAGGACGTCGTGGACGCGTTACGGGAGTACGAATCGGAGCTCGAAGCCGAGGTGACGGCGGGGCTTCCTGCGGAGTTCGTCCCGGACGCCGACGTGGTCACGCTGGAGGCGGTCGCGGCCGACCACGCCGTCCCGATCGAAGCGCTCGACCACGTGGCGTTCCCCGAGCACGGGCGCGTCGGCGGGGCGCTCGTCCGCCCTGCCGTGCTGTCGGTCGTCGGCGACGAACTCGAACCGGGGATGACCTACGCGGACGCCGAGTCGGTCCTCGCCGAGCACGGGATATCCGACGCCAGCGCGGCGCTCTCTGAACTCGGGTACCGGGTCGCCTGGGAGGGGCTCGGCGGCGGGACGTTGCGGGAGAAGGACTGA
- a CDS encoding DUF7122 family protein: MADHSNHGQQFDRLPATADEREVEGRASREEVLEWWEDRFAVPPETFDGYTFWEKGAGKIWAFAADIPTPQRREGVGITFLRTRQEHWKPTTTAAMRWGRLATRNVIELSPGQARAFAAGHDQDLPEWDGDWGYLIATHEIAGEREPIGVGLYLYDELRSVVPKGYQEELPER, translated from the coding sequence ATGGCGGACCACAGCAACCACGGCCAGCAGTTCGACCGACTCCCCGCCACCGCCGACGAGCGCGAGGTCGAGGGTCGCGCGTCGCGCGAGGAGGTACTGGAGTGGTGGGAGGACCGCTTCGCCGTCCCGCCCGAGACGTTCGACGGGTACACCTTCTGGGAGAAGGGCGCCGGGAAGATCTGGGCGTTCGCGGCCGACATCCCGACGCCGCAGCGGCGCGAGGGCGTCGGCATCACCTTCCTCCGAACGCGACAGGAGCACTGGAAGCCGACGACGACGGCGGCCATGCGGTGGGGGCGGCTGGCGACGAGGAACGTCATCGAGCTGTCGCCCGGACAGGCCCGTGCGTTCGCGGCCGGCCACGACCAGGACCTGCCCGAGTGGGACGGCGACTGGGGCTACCTGATCGCGACCCACGAGATCGCCGGCGAGCGCGAACCCATCGGGGTAGGACTGTACCTCTACGACGAACTCCGCTCGGTCGTGCCGAAGGGGTACCAGGAGGAGTTGCCGGAGCGGTAG
- a CDS encoding RsmB/NOP family class I SAM-dependent RNA methyltransferase: MNPLDRYAPLVEDEAAFRAACERPLPSVVRTNPIRATSDRVARAFDEEGTGYERASWHDGLFRLDERTPGTTWPYAHGWVHGQEEVSALPALALDPKPGERVWDACAAPGSKTSQLAGLMDDRGALVGNDSNLGRISALRHNAERLGVTNLVVDHQDARNYSTNGLGFDEFDRALVDAPCSCEGTVRKNPDALDKWTLQHVREVAGIQKGILKRAVQATKPGGTVVYSTCTFAPEENEAVIDHVLGEEDCEVIDWDCPLDSRPGVTEWEDERFDEAVTRATRVYPHFNDTGGFFLAKLRVGGGETEVDVEGTEEVDA; encoded by the coding sequence ATGAACCCGCTCGACCGCTACGCGCCCCTCGTCGAGGACGAGGCGGCGTTCCGGGCCGCCTGCGAGCGGCCGCTCCCATCGGTCGTCCGGACCAACCCCATCAGGGCCACCTCTGACCGGGTCGCCCGAGCGTTCGACGAGGAGGGGACCGGCTACGAGCGCGCCAGCTGGCACGACGGCCTCTTCCGACTCGACGAGCGCACGCCGGGGACGACGTGGCCGTACGCCCACGGCTGGGTCCACGGTCAGGAGGAGGTGTCCGCGCTCCCCGCGCTCGCGCTCGACCCGAAGCCGGGCGAGCGGGTCTGGGACGCCTGCGCCGCGCCGGGGAGCAAGACGAGCCAGCTCGCCGGGCTGATGGACGACCGCGGCGCCCTCGTCGGCAACGACTCGAACCTCGGGCGCATCTCGGCGCTCCGGCACAACGCCGAACGCCTCGGCGTGACGAACCTCGTCGTCGACCACCAGGACGCGCGGAACTACTCCACGAACGGCCTCGGCTTCGACGAGTTCGATCGCGCGCTCGTGGACGCGCCGTGCTCCTGTGAGGGGACGGTCCGCAAGAACCCCGACGCGCTCGACAAGTGGACGCTCCAGCACGTCCGCGAGGTCGCCGGCATCCAGAAGGGCATCCTCAAGCGCGCGGTACAGGCGACGAAGCCCGGGGGCACGGTCGTCTACTCCACCTGCACGTTCGCACCGGAGGAGAACGAGGCGGTCATCGACCACGTGCTCGGCGAGGAGGACTGCGAGGTCATCGACTGGGACTGTCCCCTCGACTCCCGACCCGGCGTGACCGAGTGGGAGGACGAGCGGTTCGACGAGGCGGTGACGCGGGCGACGCGGGTGTACCCGCACTTCAACGACACGGGCGGGTTCTTCCTCGCGAAACTCCGCGTCGGCGGCGGCGAGACGGAGGTCGACGTTGAGGGCACCGAGGAGGTGGACGCCTGA
- a CDS encoding proteasome assembly chaperone family protein, which produces MARIDVRTEVSLSEPTLVEGFPGVGLVGKIAADHLVSVLEMTHHADVHCESLPKAASFGAGDDGLRTPVRLYADAENDLLVLQSDVPVSPDAATEFAECVDDWFREESVTPLYIAGLKRERPTEDDPAVFGVAAGDGAALLDRTDVPEPTDAGIVSGPTGALLNHALATDLTAVGLFADCDPRFPDPRAARAVLEDGVAPIADVDVPVDGLEAHASQIQRTKERLARQMNEEGENSSQAQRLRMYQ; this is translated from the coding sequence ATGGCACGCATCGACGTACGTACCGAGGTGTCGCTCAGCGAGCCGACGCTCGTCGAGGGGTTCCCCGGCGTCGGCCTCGTCGGGAAGATCGCCGCGGACCACCTCGTCTCGGTGCTCGAGATGACCCACCACGCGGACGTTCACTGCGAGTCGCTCCCGAAGGCGGCCTCCTTCGGTGCCGGCGACGACGGGCTCCGTACGCCGGTCCGCCTGTACGCGGACGCCGAGAACGACCTGCTCGTCCTCCAGTCCGACGTACCGGTGTCGCCCGACGCCGCGACCGAGTTCGCCGAGTGCGTCGACGACTGGTTCCGTGAGGAGTCCGTCACGCCCCTGTACATCGCGGGGCTCAAGCGCGAACGACCGACCGAGGACGACCCCGCGGTGTTCGGCGTCGCCGCCGGCGACGGGGCGGCGTTGCTCGACCGGACGGACGTCCCCGAACCGACAGACGCCGGCATCGTCTCCGGGCCGACCGGAGCGCTATTGAACCACGCGCTCGCCACCGACCTGACCGCCGTCGGGCTCTTCGCCGACTGCGACCCGCGGTTCCCGGACCCGCGTGCGGCCCGTGCGGTGCTGGAGGACGGCGTGGCACCCATCGCGGACGTCGACGTTCCCGTGGACGGTCTGGAGGCCCACGCGAGCCAGATTCAGCGGACGAAAGAGCGGCTCGCGAGGCAGATGAACGAGGAGGGCGAGAACTCCTCGCAGGCGCAACGGCTCCGGATGTACCAGTAG
- a CDS encoding nucleotide exchange factor GrpE: MSEDAGTEPEESEAAGPETESGDAESAPDAEADDADGERATEGRSVADDVAEYDDDLAEAVADLEERVEAAETRADEVETRAEEAEERAEELESSLARTRADFQNYKKRAKKRQEQQKERATEDVVSRLTEVRDNLVRALEQDEDADIRPGVESTLETFDRVLAEENVTVVEPDPGEDVDPERHEVMMRVESDQPAGTVADVYKPGYEMAGKVIEAAQVTVSEDDE, from the coding sequence ATGAGCGAGGACGCCGGAACCGAGCCGGAGGAATCGGAAGCAGCGGGGCCGGAGACCGAGTCGGGGGACGCCGAGAGCGCCCCCGACGCGGAGGCGGACGACGCCGACGGAGAGCGTGCGACGGAGGGACGATCCGTCGCCGACGACGTGGCCGAGTACGACGACGATCTCGCCGAGGCGGTCGCCGACCTGGAGGAGCGGGTCGAGGCGGCCGAGACGCGAGCGGACGAAGTGGAGACGCGAGCGGAGGAAGCCGAGGAGCGTGCGGAGGAACTCGAGTCCAGCCTGGCCCGGACGAGGGCGGACTTCCAGAACTACAAGAAGCGCGCGAAGAAGCGCCAGGAGCAGCAGAAGGAGCGGGCCACCGAGGACGTGGTCTCGCGGCTCACCGAGGTCCGGGACAACCTCGTTCGCGCGCTCGAACAGGACGAGGACGCCGACATCCGTCCGGGCGTCGAGTCGACGCTGGAGACGTTCGACCGCGTGCTGGCCGAGGAGAACGTCACCGTCGTCGAACCGGACCCCGGCGAGGACGTCGACCCGGAGCGCCACGAGGTGATGATGCGCGTCGAGAGCGACCAGCCCGCGGGGACCGTCGCCGACGTGTACAAGCCCGGTTACGAGATGGCCGGGAAGGTCATCGAGGCCGCGCAGGTGACCGTGAGCGAGGACGACGAGTAG
- the dnaK gene encoding molecular chaperone DnaK, producing MASDKILGIDLGTTNSAFAVMEGGDPEIIVNGEGDRTTPSVVAFSEDGERLVGKPAKNQAVQNPDRTIQSIKRHMGEDGYTVEIDGEDYTPEQLSAMILQKIKRDAEEYLGDDVEKAVITVPAYFNDKQRQATKDAGEIAGFDVERIVNEPTAASMAYGLDDDSDQTVLVYDLGGGTFDVSVLDLGGGVYEVVATNGDNDLGGDDWDEAVIDHLAEEFQNEHGIDLREDRQALQRLKDAAEEAKIELSSRKQTNINLPFITATDSGPVHLETELTRATFESITSDLVERTVGPTEQALSDAGYDADDIDEVILVGGSTRMPQVQEKVEDVLGVEPRKNVNPDEAVALGAAIQGGVLSGDVDDLVLLDVTPLSLGIEVKGGLFERLIDKNTTIPTEESKVFTTAAANQTSVQVRVFQGEREIAEENELLGEFQLSGIPPAPAGTPQIEVSFNIDENGIVNVEAEDQGSGNAESITIEGGAGLSDEQIEQMQEEAEQHAEEDEARREHIEARNEAESAVQRANSLLEENEEQVDDDLRADIEDAIEDLEEVLADEDAETEELRDATEELSTELQEIGKQMYQQQAQQAQAGPGGAGGAAGTGPGGMGGGAGPGGAAGAEGDDEEYVDADFEDVDEDGDSDDE from the coding sequence ATGGCGAGTGACAAGATTCTGGGGATCGACCTCGGAACGACGAACTCCGCGTTCGCGGTGATGGAGGGTGGCGACCCCGAGATAATCGTGAACGGCGAGGGCGACAGAACCACGCCGTCGGTGGTCGCGTTCTCCGAGGACGGCGAGCGTCTCGTCGGGAAGCCGGCGAAGAACCAGGCCGTCCAGAACCCCGATCGGACGATCCAGTCCATCAAGCGACACATGGGCGAGGACGGCTACACCGTCGAGATCGACGGCGAGGACTACACGCCCGAGCAGCTCTCGGCGATGATCCTCCAGAAGATCAAGCGCGACGCGGAGGAGTACCTCGGCGACGACGTGGAGAAGGCCGTCATCACGGTGCCCGCGTACTTCAACGACAAACAGCGCCAGGCGACGAAGGACGCCGGCGAGATCGCCGGCTTCGACGTCGAGCGCATCGTCAACGAGCCGACCGCCGCGTCGATGGCCTACGGGCTCGACGACGACTCCGACCAGACGGTTCTCGTCTACGACCTGGGCGGGGGCACCTTCGACGTCTCCGTGCTCGATCTCGGCGGGGGCGTGTACGAGGTCGTCGCCACGAACGGTGACAACGACCTCGGCGGCGACGACTGGGACGAGGCGGTCATCGACCACCTCGCCGAGGAGTTCCAGAACGAGCACGGCATCGACCTCCGCGAGGACCGACAGGCGCTCCAGCGGCTGAAGGACGCCGCCGAGGAGGCGAAGATCGAGCTCTCCTCGCGCAAGCAGACGAACATCAACCTCCCGTTCATCACCGCGACCGACTCGGGCCCGGTCCACCTCGAGACCGAACTGACGCGCGCGACGTTCGAGTCGATCACCTCGGACCTCGTCGAGCGCACCGTCGGGCCGACCGAGCAGGCACTCTCGGACGCGGGCTACGACGCCGACGACATCGACGAGGTCATCCTCGTCGGCGGGTCGACCCGGATGCCGCAGGTCCAGGAGAAGGTCGAGGACGTGCTCGGCGTCGAGCCCCGGAAGAACGTCAACCCGGACGAGGCCGTCGCGCTCGGCGCGGCCATTCAGGGCGGCGTGCTCTCGGGCGACGTCGACGACCTCGTCCTGCTCGACGTGACGCCGCTCTCGCTCGGCATCGAGGTGAAGGGCGGGCTGTTCGAGCGGCTCATCGACAAGAACACCACCATCCCGACGGAGGAGTCGAAGGTGTTCACCACGGCGGCCGCGAACCAGACGTCGGTCCAGGTCCGCGTGTTCCAGGGCGAGCGCGAGATCGCCGAGGAGAACGAACTGCTCGGCGAGTTCCAGCTGTCGGGCATCCCGCCCGCGCCCGCCGGCACGCCCCAGATCGAGGTGTCGTTCAACATCGACGAGAACGGCATCGTCAACGTCGAGGCGGAGGACCAGGGCTCGGGCAACGCCGAGTCGATCACCATCGAGGGCGGCGCCGGCCTCTCCGACGAGCAGATCGAGCAGATGCAGGAGGAGGCCGAGCAGCACGCCGAGGAGGACGAGGCGCGCCGCGAGCACATCGAGGCGCGGAACGAGGCCGAGAGCGCGGTCCAGCGCGCGAACTCCCTGCTCGAGGAGAACGAGGAGCAGGTCGACGACGACCTCCGGGCCGACATCGAGGACGCCATCGAGGACCTCGAGGAGGTCCTCGCGGACGAGGACGCCGAGACCGAGGAGCTCCGCGACGCGACCGAGGAGCTCTCGACGGAGCTCCAGGAGATCGGCAAGCAGATGTACCAGCAGCAGGCCCAGCAGGCCCAGGCCGGACCCGGCGGGGCCGGCGGCGCTGCGGGCACCGGTCCGGGCGGCATGGGCGGCGGGGCCGGTCCCGGCGGCGCCGCCGGCGCCGAGGGCGACGACGAGGAGTACGTCGACGCCGACTTCGAGGACGTAGACGAGGACGGCGACTCCGACGACGAGTAA